The following proteins are co-located in the Desulfatirhabdium butyrativorans DSM 18734 genome:
- a CDS encoding Bax inhibitor-1/YccA family protein: MRPIAFDTSRPVVAVNQFVRSTYNWMAAGLAITGFTAYSTANSEALIRLIFGNSILFFGLIIAELVLVFSLSARISRMRASTATGIFMIYSVLNGLTLSVIFLAYTRASIASTFFVCAATFVSCSVYGMVTKKDLTSVGSFMVMGLFGIIIASLVNMFLQSSAMNAVISYIGVVVFVGLTAYDTQKLKMMALTQPADLDEGVIRKGAILGALTLYLDFINLFLMLLRIFGVGNSRD, encoded by the coding sequence ATGCGACCCATTGCGTTCGATACGAGCCGTCCCGTTGTTGCTGTCAACCAATTCGTGCGCAGCACCTACAATTGGATGGCTGCCGGCTTGGCCATTACCGGCTTCACCGCATATTCAACGGCAAACAGCGAAGCCCTGATCCGGCTGATTTTCGGCAACTCCATCCTGTTTTTCGGGTTGATCATCGCCGAGCTCGTCCTGGTGTTTTCCCTGAGCGCCCGCATCAGCCGCATGCGGGCATCGACAGCAACCGGTATTTTCATGATCTACTCGGTGCTGAACGGCTTGACGCTTTCGGTCATCTTTCTGGCCTATACCCGCGCATCCATCGCCTCCACGTTTTTCGTATGTGCGGCCACGTTCGTTTCCTGCAGCGTTTACGGGATGGTAACCAAAAAAGACCTGACGAGCGTGGGCAGTTTCATGGTCATGGGGCTTTTCGGCATCATCATTGCATCTCTTGTCAACATGTTTCTGCAGAGCTCCGCCATGAACGCCGTCATCAGCTACATCGGTGTGGTCGTATTTGTCGGATTGACTGCCTACGACACCCAGAAACTCAAGATGATGGCCCTGACACAGCCTGCGGATCTGGATGAGGGCGTCATCCGCAAAGGTGCCATTCTCGGAGCGCTGACCCTGTATCTGGATTTCATCAACCTGTTCCTGATGCTGCTCCGGATTTTCGGTGTGGGAAACAGCAGGGATTGA
- the radC gene encoding RadC family protein: MAQVSELQETSPISGEAPKTPVSAPRKHHKGEGHRKRLREKFLAYGLSGFQDYEIVELLLTLGTPRKDCKDAAKDAMKQFKSLQGVLEAPDDELLSVFGIGPHNLFGIRLIRAVAERYLEKRLINQVLIHNSKELFDYLYMLMRDKARERFMAVYLDAKNRVIDTETLFEGSLTSTSVYPREVVASALRNKAAALIFAHNHPSGDPQPSGDDINITQQLVAACKIVGITVHEHLIIGNNQYFSFADNGYIQEAYRACERMGVRE; the protein is encoded by the coding sequence ATGGCGCAAGTGAGCGAACTCCAGGAAACCAGCCCCATTTCAGGGGAGGCGCCAAAAACTCCGGTTTCTGCCCCGAGAAAGCATCATAAGGGCGAAGGTCACCGGAAACGGCTTCGGGAGAAGTTTCTTGCCTATGGTCTTTCGGGTTTCCAGGATTACGAAATCGTCGAGCTGCTGCTGACGCTGGGAACTCCCCGCAAAGACTGCAAGGATGCGGCCAAGGACGCGATGAAGCAATTCAAGTCGCTTCAGGGTGTTCTGGAAGCGCCTGACGATGAGCTTCTGAGCGTTTTCGGGATCGGCCCCCACAATCTTTTCGGTATCCGGCTGATCCGGGCCGTGGCGGAGCGTTATCTGGAAAAGCGGCTGATCAACCAGGTCCTGATTCACAATTCGAAGGAACTGTTCGATTATCTGTACATGCTGATGCGGGACAAGGCCAGGGAACGCTTCATGGCCGTCTACCTGGACGCCAAGAACCGTGTTATCGATACCGAAACCCTCTTTGAAGGCTCATTGACCTCTACATCCGTCTATCCCCGGGAGGTGGTGGCGTCCGCACTTCGCAACAAGGCCGCCGCCCTGATTTTCGCACACAACCACCCTTCCGGAGACCCGCAACCTTCCGGTGACGACATCAACATTACGCAGCAGTTGGTTGCCGCATGCAAGATCGTGGGGATCACCGTGCATGAACATCTCATTATCGGAAACAATCAGTATTTCAGTTTTGCGGACAACGGCTATATTCAGGAAGCATATCGGGCATGTGAGCGGATGGGTGTCCGGGAATAG
- the gyrA gene encoding DNA gyrase subunit A produces MTSEVIEEKSPEVRLDSELKKSYLDYAMSVIIGRALPDVRDGLKPVHRRVLFSMHEMKNDWNRAYKKSARIVGDVIGKYHPHGDSAVYDTIVRLAQDFSMRYPLVDGQGNFGSVDGDPAAAMRYTEIRMKRLAHHLLDDIEKQTVDFGPNYDDSLTEPLVLPAKFPNLLVNGSSGIAVGMATNIPPHNLCETIDAIHALIDRPEIGISELMEYLPGPDFPTAGVIYGKAGIREAYETGKGIIRIRARVLVEEERKTGAETIVVNELPYQVNKAKLIEAISDLVKDKQIEGIKYVRDESDREGMRIAIGLKRDQPAEIIINQLFKHTRMESTFGIIFLAVVNNRPELLNLKQILVHFIQHRREVILRRTRYDLQKAEERAHILLGLKIALENLDDVVALIRASASPAEAKAGLIERFSLSAAQAQAILDMRLQRLTALEQNKIVEEYESLLKDIAWYRQILASDRIVLDLIKEELSALKQDFGDERRTEIVEEVSELTREDMIAEEDIVVTISSNGYIKRNSLNIYNSQKRGGKGKTAMSTRDAEFVAHLFVASTHHLFMFFTNQGRMYRCKGYEIPQANRTSRGKAIVNLFNFQPNEKLTAVFAIPEFKPGFHIMMATRSGLIKKTDLMEFSKSKSIGIIAITLNPDDELIGAKLTDGTMNVFLGTAEGKSIRFHETDVRPTGRISMGVKGMRFSEGDRLVSMEVLSHGQTLVTVTENGFGKRTIIDEYPVQHRGGKGVITIKTTERNGSVVAIMVVAEDDEIMLMTDGGKLIRMPIQGISIISRNTQGVKLMDLDPEEKVTGVARLAEKEEPEA; encoded by the coding sequence ATGACCAGTGAAGTGATTGAAGAAAAATCTCCGGAAGTTCGGCTCGACAGCGAACTGAAAAAATCCTATCTCGATTATGCGATGAGCGTCATCATCGGCAGGGCGCTGCCCGATGTCCGGGACGGGCTCAAACCCGTGCATCGCCGGGTGCTCTTTTCCATGCACGAAATGAAGAACGACTGGAACCGGGCATACAAGAAATCGGCCCGTATCGTCGGCGATGTCATCGGTAAATACCACCCCCATGGCGACAGCGCCGTGTACGACACGATCGTCCGGCTGGCCCAGGACTTTTCCATGCGCTATCCACTGGTGGATGGTCAGGGCAATTTCGGCTCCGTCGATGGGGACCCCGCTGCAGCCATGCGGTATACCGAAATCCGCATGAAGCGGCTGGCCCATCACCTGCTGGATGACATCGAAAAGCAAACGGTCGATTTCGGTCCGAATTATGATGACTCGCTGACAGAGCCGCTCGTACTGCCTGCCAAATTTCCCAACCTGCTCGTGAACGGCTCTTCGGGAATCGCCGTCGGCATGGCGACCAACATTCCGCCACACAACCTGTGTGAAACCATCGATGCGATCCATGCACTGATCGACAGGCCCGAGATCGGAATCTCCGAGCTGATGGAATATCTGCCGGGACCGGATTTCCCGACGGCCGGGGTGATTTACGGGAAAGCCGGCATTCGGGAAGCTTACGAAACCGGCAAAGGCATCATCCGAATCCGGGCCCGCGTCCTGGTGGAGGAAGAGCGGAAAACGGGCGCCGAAACCATCGTGGTCAACGAACTGCCCTACCAGGTCAACAAGGCCAAATTAATCGAGGCCATTTCCGATCTGGTCAAGGATAAGCAGATTGAAGGGATCAAATATGTCCGGGACGAATCCGACCGGGAAGGCATGCGCATCGCCATCGGGCTCAAACGGGATCAACCTGCCGAAATTATTATCAACCAGTTGTTCAAACATACCCGAATGGAGTCGACCTTCGGCATCATTTTTCTGGCCGTGGTCAACAACCGGCCGGAATTGTTGAATCTCAAACAGATACTGGTCCATTTCATCCAGCATCGCCGGGAAGTGATTCTGCGCAGGACCCGTTACGATCTGCAGAAAGCGGAAGAGCGGGCGCATATCCTGCTCGGGTTGAAAATCGCTCTGGAAAACCTGGATGATGTCGTGGCCCTCATTCGGGCTTCGGCTTCCCCGGCCGAGGCCAAGGCCGGGTTGATCGAGCGATTTTCCCTCAGTGCCGCACAGGCGCAGGCCATCCTCGACATGCGCCTGCAGCGGCTTACCGCTCTCGAGCAGAACAAGATCGTCGAGGAATATGAGAGTCTCCTGAAGGATATCGCCTGGTATCGCCAGATTCTGGCCAGCGATCGGATCGTGCTCGATCTGATCAAGGAAGAGCTGAGTGCGCTGAAGCAGGATTTCGGGGATGAGCGCAGAACCGAGATCGTGGAAGAAGTCAGCGAACTGACCCGCGAAGACATGATCGCTGAAGAAGACATTGTGGTCACCATCTCGAGCAATGGGTATATCAAACGCAACAGTTTGAACATATACAACTCCCAGAAACGCGGGGGCAAAGGGAAGACCGCCATGAGCACCCGGGATGCCGAGTTTGTGGCGCATCTGTTCGTGGCCTCCACCCATCATCTGTTCATGTTCTTCACCAACCAGGGCAGGATGTACCGCTGCAAGGGATACGAAATTCCGCAGGCGAACAGGACGAGCCGGGGCAAGGCCATCGTCAATCTGTTCAATTTCCAGCCGAATGAAAAATTGACGGCGGTATTTGCCATTCCCGAATTCAAACCGGGATTCCATATCATGATGGCGACCCGTTCGGGATTGATCAAGAAAACGGATTTGATGGAATTCAGCAAGTCGAAATCGATCGGCATCATCGCCATTACGCTCAATCCGGACGATGAACTGATCGGCGCCAAACTGACCGACGGGACGATGAATGTTTTTCTGGGTACTGCCGAGGGCAAATCCATTCGCTTCCATGAAACCGATGTCCGCCCGACCGGCAGGATATCCATGGGCGTGAAGGGCATGCGGTTTTCGGAGGGAGACCGGCTGGTGAGCATGGAAGTGCTCAGCCATGGTCAGACCCTGGTGACGGTTACCGAAAACGGATTCGGGAAACGAACGATCATCGATGAGTATCCGGTGCAACACCGGGGCGGAAAAGGGGTCATCACCATTAAAACGACGGAGCGAAACGGTTCGGTTGTCGCCATCATGGTGGTTGCTGAAGATGATGAGATCATGCTCATGACCGACGGCGGCAAATTGATCCGCATGCCGATACAGGGGATATCAATCATCAGCCGCAATACCCAGGGGGTCAAGCTCATGGATCTCGATCCGGAGGAAAAGGTGACCGGCGTCGCCAGACTGGCGGAAAAGGAGGAGCCGGAGGCATGA
- a CDS encoding thiolase family protein, with product MREVVVVSGCRTAIGAFGGGFVNVPVVTMGAAVLRDVLKRVGLRPVAGDQALSVAPKKLADKGLIELEKKAYSWDETAKPVVIDEVVMGNVLQAGQGQNPARQAMIQAGLPKETPAFTMNKVCGSGLKAIAIAAASIMSGQADVVIAGGQENMSIAPLALPKARWGHRMELTGKGEILDLMVFDGLYEIFYGYHMGVTAENIAATYGISRQEQDELGVLSHNRAMAAISSGVFAREIVPIVVPGRKGDTVIDRDERPMETSMEKMAKLKPAFKKDGTVTAGNASGINDAAAAVLLMTREKANELGLEPIVAIKGFASGGVDPAYMGLGPVPAIQKALKCCNMTLSDIDMIELNEAFAAQAIGCMKELGIAYDKPNELGSGISLGHPIGCTGARQMVTGMFQMQRKGYRTGLISMCIGGGMGMAMIVERA from the coding sequence ATGAGAGAAGTGGTTGTTGTCAGTGGATGTCGAACGGCGATTGGTGCATTCGGTGGCGGATTTGTCAATGTTCCCGTGGTGACCATGGGGGCCGCCGTGCTCCGGGATGTGCTCAAACGGGTCGGGCTCCGACCGGTTGCAGGCGATCAGGCGCTTTCCGTTGCGCCGAAGAAGTTGGCGGACAAGGGACTCATCGAACTGGAAAAAAAGGCGTATTCCTGGGATGAAACCGCCAAACCGGTGGTGATCGATGAAGTGGTCATGGGCAATGTGCTGCAGGCGGGCCAGGGACAGAACCCGGCTCGGCAGGCCATGATTCAGGCGGGTCTTCCCAAAGAAACGCCGGCTTTCACGATGAACAAAGTCTGCGGTTCGGGCCTGAAGGCGATTGCGATTGCCGCTGCATCCATCATGTCCGGCCAGGCCGATGTGGTGATCGCCGGTGGGCAGGAAAACATGAGCATTGCCCCCCTTGCCCTGCCGAAGGCCAGATGGGGGCACCGGATGGAACTCACCGGTAAGGGGGAAATCCTCGATCTGATGGTTTTTGACGGTCTTTATGAGATTTTTTACGGATATCACATGGGGGTGACTGCAGAAAACATTGCTGCGACATACGGCATTTCCCGGCAGGAACAGGACGAACTCGGGGTGTTGAGTCACAACCGGGCGATGGCCGCCATTTCCTCCGGTGTTTTTGCTCGGGAAATTGTGCCGATTGTCGTTCCGGGCAGAAAAGGCGACACGGTTATCGACCGGGATGAACGGCCTATGGAAACCAGCATGGAAAAAATGGCCAAGCTCAAGCCGGCGTTCAAGAAGGACGGAACGGTGACTGCGGGAAACGCTTCGGGAATCAACGATGCGGCTGCCGCCGTTTTGCTGATGACCCGGGAGAAGGCGAACGAATTGGGACTCGAACCGATCGTGGCCATCAAGGGCTTTGCATCCGGCGGTGTCGATCCGGCCTATATGGGGCTCGGGCCGGTGCCTGCCATCCAGAAAGCCCTGAAATGCTGCAATATGACACTTTCGGACATCGACATGATCGAGCTCAACGAAGCCTTTGCCGCGCAGGCCATCGGTTGTATGAAGGAACTCGGCATTGCCTACGACAAGCCCAATGAACTGGGCAGCGGCATTTCGCTGGGTCACCCCATCGGCTGTACGGGGGCCCGGCAGATGGTGACCGGCATGTTCCAGATGCAGCGAAAAGGCTACCGCACGGGATTGATTTCGATGTGTATCGGTGGCGGTATGGGTATGGCCATGATCGTGGAGCGGGCCTGA
- a CDS encoding phosphoglycerate kinase, giving the protein MKTLKDVDIAGKRVFLRVDFNVPLDAQGNVSDDARIQAAMPTILYAIEHQAKLIVASHLGRPKGKVNPAFSMKPVAERLSRLLGRPVPLLADSIGDAVQSAIDALHPQDVVMLENLRFHPEEEKNDDAFGKALAGLCDVYVNDAFAVSHRANASVEAMVRHAPVACAGFLLEKEMTYFRMALLDPKRPLVAIVGGAKVSSKIGLLKNLLGKVDKLIIGGAMANTFFRAMGISTGKSLVEADLIDTAAAVLAQARERHVPVYLPVDVVTAPAMQADVPVRRAPVQEIGDEDMALDIGAATVMLFAEALQDAATIVWNGPLGAFEIPAFSRGTLSLVDHVATSHAISIVGGGDTGAAVHLSGKADRMTYISTGGGAFLELLEGKALPGVVALESAP; this is encoded by the coding sequence ATGAAAACACTGAAGGATGTCGATATTGCCGGAAAGCGGGTTTTTCTTCGGGTGGACTTCAACGTTCCGCTCGATGCCCAGGGAAATGTGAGCGATGATGCCCGTATTCAGGCTGCCATGCCAACCATTCTGTATGCGATCGAGCATCAGGCGAAACTGATCGTGGCCTCTCATCTGGGGCGTCCGAAGGGCAAGGTGAATCCGGCTTTCAGCATGAAACCGGTTGCCGAGCGGCTTTCGCGCCTGCTGGGCCGGCCCGTCCCGCTATTGGCCGACAGTATCGGAGATGCCGTTCAGTCGGCCATCGATGCACTGCATCCGCAGGATGTGGTCATGCTGGAGAATCTCCGTTTTCACCCGGAAGAGGAGAAGAACGACGATGCCTTCGGCAAGGCGCTCGCCGGTTTGTGCGACGTCTATGTCAATGACGCTTTTGCCGTGTCCCACCGCGCCAACGCATCGGTCGAGGCCATGGTTCGGCACGCGCCCGTTGCCTGTGCCGGATTTCTGCTCGAAAAGGAAATGACCTATTTCCGGATGGCGCTGCTCGATCCGAAGCGGCCTCTGGTGGCGATTGTCGGCGGTGCCAAGGTGTCGAGCAAGATCGGGTTGCTGAAAAATCTGCTGGGAAAGGTCGATAAACTCATCATCGGCGGTGCGATGGCCAACACGTTTTTCCGGGCCATGGGGATATCTACCGGAAAGTCCCTGGTGGAAGCGGATCTGATCGATACGGCTGCCGCAGTGCTGGCCCAGGCCAGGGAGCGGCATGTGCCGGTTTATCTGCCGGTGGATGTGGTGACGGCTCCTGCCATGCAGGCCGATGTCCCGGTTCGCCGGGCGCCGGTTCAGGAGATCGGGGACGAAGATATGGCGCTCGATATCGGCGCCGCCACGGTGATGCTCTTTGCGGAAGCGCTCCAGGATGCCGCTACGATCGTGTGGAACGGGCCTCTTGGGGCCTTCGAAATTCCGGCTTTCAGCCGGGGGACGCTCTCGCTTGTGGATCATGTGGCCACAAGCCATGCGATCAGCATCGTCGGCGGCGGTGACACGGGTGCTGCAGTCCACCTTTCCGGCAAGGCCGATCGCATGACCTATATTTCGACAGGCGGCGGGGCTTTTCTGGAGCTTCTGGAAGGGAAGGCCCTGCCGGGCGTGGTGGCTCTGGAATCGGCGCCGTGA
- a CDS encoding NRDE family protein: MCLLLLGYDVHPDLQWIVAANRDEFHDRPTAPLSFWEDFPGILAGRDLREGGTWMGISLKGRFAAVTNYRDPASLKSDAPSRGMLVRDFLLSDRCAKAYLEALIPDMDRYNGFNLIAGDPQGMFYLGNRCGDVQTIPPGWHALSNRCLDAPFWPKTRRGLERMQAIVHPHRPIDIPAIFDVLLDTTQAPDNLLPDTGVGIEWERILSPIFIQSPGYGTRSSSILLLNRNGDFFFQEKTFPPGPHPESSASIVQYGPISFDRSTPCPFPPQAPDGA; the protein is encoded by the coding sequence ATGTGCCTGCTGCTGCTTGGATATGACGTTCATCCGGATTTGCAATGGATCGTTGCCGCCAACCGGGATGAATTCCATGATCGCCCTACCGCTCCCCTGTCTTTCTGGGAAGATTTCCCCGGCATTCTGGCGGGTCGGGATCTTCGGGAGGGCGGGACGTGGATGGGGATCAGCCTGAAGGGCAGATTTGCTGCCGTAACCAATTACCGCGATCCGGCATCCCTGAAATCCGATGCACCTTCACGCGGGATGCTCGTTCGGGATTTTCTGCTCTCCGATCGCTGCGCAAAAGCTTACCTCGAAGCACTGATCCCGGACATGGATCGATACAACGGTTTCAACCTGATTGCAGGGGATCCGCAAGGCATGTTCTATCTGGGAAACCGTTGCGGGGATGTGCAAACGATACCACCCGGCTGGCATGCCCTGAGCAACCGCTGCCTCGACGCCCCTTTCTGGCCGAAGACACGCCGCGGCCTGGAACGGATGCAGGCTATCGTTCATCCGCATCGGCCAATCGACATTCCGGCGATCTTCGATGTCCTGCTCGATACCACCCAGGCCCCCGACAACCTGCTTCCCGATACGGGTGTCGGCATCGAATGGGAAAGAATCCTCTCGCCCATCTTCATCCAATCGCCAGGTTATGGCACCCGATCGTCTTCGATCCTCCTGCTGAACCGTAATGGCGATTTTTTCTTCCAGGAGAAAACCTTTCCACCGGGTCCGCACCCGGAATCATCGGCCTCCATCGTTCAATACGGGCCGATTTCTTTTGATCGGAGTACGCCTTGTCCCTTTCCACCCCAAGCGCCCGATGGCGCATGA
- a CDS encoding TVP38/TMEM64 family protein, whose translation MKSVYWILVVGTGVVLAVVGWQYWPFVASSVSWRTLTDKEALEALIRSFGVWAPAVFIGLQILQVVFAPIPGEATGFLGGYVFGAPLGLLYSTIGLSIGSVINFYLGRVLGQAIVFRIVPEKQAEKLAYLVRPKAVLGLFLLFIFPGFPKDYLCLFLGLTTMRFSLFFWIAAVGRIPGTLLLSLQGASLMQRNYTMFVWLAVSCALLAGLTYRFKASLLRWIERYGQ comes from the coding sequence GTGAAATCCGTATATTGGATACTTGTTGTCGGCACCGGGGTGGTGCTGGCGGTTGTTGGGTGGCAATACTGGCCGTTCGTGGCATCTTCCGTTTCCTGGCGTACGCTGACCGACAAAGAGGCGCTCGAGGCGCTCATCCGTTCCTTCGGCGTTTGGGCGCCGGCCGTTTTCATCGGATTGCAGATCCTGCAGGTGGTTTTCGCGCCAATTCCCGGGGAGGCGACCGGCTTTTTGGGCGGATATGTTTTTGGGGCGCCGCTTGGTCTGTTGTATTCCACGATCGGTCTTTCCATCGGCTCCGTGATCAATTTTTATCTGGGGAGAGTGCTGGGGCAGGCCATCGTCTTTCGGATCGTTCCGGAAAAGCAGGCGGAAAAACTCGCTTATCTGGTCAGGCCCAAGGCCGTGCTGGGGCTTTTTCTGCTCTTCATTTTTCCCGGTTTTCCCAAAGACTACCTGTGTTTGTTCCTGGGCCTGACGACCATGCGCTTTTCCCTGTTTTTCTGGATTGCGGCAGTCGGCCGAATTCCCGGAACGCTGTTGCTCAGCCTTCAGGGGGCATCGCTGATGCAGCGGAATTATACGATGTTCGTTTGGCTTGCGGTTTCCTGCGCTTTGCTGGCCGGATTGACGTATCGGTTCAAAGCCTCCTTGCTGAGATGGATCGAGCGCTATGGGCAATGA
- a CDS encoding NAD(P)H-dependent glycerol-3-phosphate dehydrogenase, whose protein sequence is MCLDRVDELKVAVVGAGSWGTALAHLLAAKGYRVDLWVYEPEVRDGIAHMRENPVFLPGIPLSENLFPSCDMKAVLGGKDLVLVVVPSHVMRSTAALMLPHLGAETVVVSASKGIENDTLMTMTGVLKESLGIAAERMAVLSGPSFAREVARNVPTLVTVASSDIQTAVLVQHVFATPYFRVYTNGDVIGVELGGSVKNVIAIAAGMIDGMELGLDTRAALITRGLAEIRRLGLKMGANPHTFAGLAGVGDLILTCTGELSRNHSVGKKLGQGMRLSEILAEMKMVAEGVKTSRSVVALARKMGVEMPISTEVYNILYEDCSPKEALFRLMTRDLKHEYEEE, encoded by the coding sequence ATGTGCTTGGATCGCGTGGATGAGCTGAAGGTGGCGGTGGTAGGCGCCGGAAGCTGGGGAACTGCCCTGGCCCATCTGCTGGCCGCCAAGGGATACCGGGTCGATTTGTGGGTATATGAGCCCGAAGTGCGGGATGGCATCGCACACATGCGGGAAAACCCGGTTTTCCTGCCGGGCATCCCGTTGTCCGAAAACCTGTTTCCCTCCTGTGACATGAAAGCCGTGCTGGGCGGAAAAGACCTCGTTCTGGTTGTCGTGCCATCCCATGTCATGCGATCGACGGCGGCGCTGATGCTTCCGCACCTGGGAGCGGAAACGGTCGTCGTTTCCGCATCGAAAGGCATTGAAAACGACACGCTGATGACGATGACCGGGGTGCTGAAAGAGAGCCTTGGGATAGCCGCAGAACGAATGGCGGTGCTATCCGGACCGAGTTTTGCCCGGGAAGTTGCCCGAAACGTACCGACGCTTGTCACCGTTGCATCCAGCGACATCCAGACCGCCGTCCTGGTTCAGCACGTCTTTGCCACCCCCTATTTCCGGGTGTATACGAACGGCGATGTCATTGGGGTGGAGCTTGGCGGGTCGGTCAAGAACGTCATTGCGATTGCAGCGGGCATGATCGACGGCATGGAACTGGGCCTCGATACCCGAGCGGCGCTCATCACCCGGGGGCTTGCCGAAATCCGCCGCCTCGGACTCAAGATGGGGGCAAATCCGCATACTTTTGCCGGTCTTGCCGGGGTGGGGGACTTGATCCTGACCTGCACCGGCGAGCTCAGCCGCAATCACAGCGTCGGCAAGAAGCTCGGGCAGGGGATGAGGTTATCCGAAATTCTGGCCGAAATGAAAATGGTGGCCGAGGGGGTCAAGACGAGCCGTTCGGTGGTGGCTCTCGCACGGAAAATGGGCGTTGAAATGCCCATATCGACTGAAGTATACAACATCCTGTATGAAGATTGTTCCCCGAAGGAAGCGCTGTTTCGCCTGATGACCCGGGATCTCAAACACGAATATGAAGAAGAATGA
- the trhA gene encoding PAQR family membrane homeostasis protein TrhA, producing MSLSTPSARWRMKDPVSGLTHLAGALSAVAGTIILIRHANRFGTPWHVVSYATFGVSLILLYAASSSYHLLDLSERGNRMLRTFDHMMIYVLIAGTYTPVCLIALSGKLRWALFLAIWGCALAGILTQGLWFNAPRWLSTSCYIVMGWLGMIAIYPLWLAIGTRGITWMLAGGLSYTTGGIIYALKLPRTPWKGFGFHEIFHLFVLGGSFCHYWMVLYHITSVY from the coding sequence TTGTCCCTTTCCACCCCAAGCGCCCGATGGCGCATGAAAGATCCGGTCAGCGGGCTCACCCATCTGGCCGGAGCCCTATCCGCCGTTGCCGGTACGATCATCCTGATCCGGCATGCAAACCGTTTCGGAACCCCATGGCACGTCGTCTCGTACGCCACCTTCGGTGTCAGTCTGATCCTGCTCTACGCCGCCAGCTCCAGCTACCATCTTCTCGACCTTTCGGAACGCGGCAACCGCATGCTGCGCACTTTCGATCACATGATGATTTATGTGCTGATCGCTGGCACCTACACGCCAGTCTGTCTCATCGCCCTGTCCGGGAAGCTTCGATGGGCCTTGTTTCTGGCCATCTGGGGATGCGCACTGGCCGGCATCCTGACACAAGGCCTGTGGTTCAACGCGCCAAGATGGCTTTCCACAAGCTGTTATATCGTCATGGGCTGGCTGGGCATGATCGCCATCTATCCCCTCTGGCTGGCCATCGGCACCAGAGGCATCACCTGGATGCTGGCAGGCGGCCTGTCGTACACCACCGGTGGCATCATCTATGCGCTGAAGCTTCCCCGCACCCCCTGGAAGGGTTTCGGGTTTCACGAAATATTCCACCTGTTCGTGCTTGGCGGCAGTTTCTGCCATTATTGGATGGTACTGTACCATATCACTTCGGTGTATTGA
- a CDS encoding AI-2E family transporter codes for MAKKSFQGSTKSIDPKKDSILWFFLFLFAIAGGMVLWLLWPFLSVLVFSGIIASVFQPIYRKLSGWMRPHLASAATCTVIFMAVFVPLVFGVGALSQQALSLYQMGKNAIISDRVRTLLENSTLLERANHVLEPFHLQVTGEQVNQAASEAGKAVGLFLYQQAGTIAGNVMSFLFYFFFLLLIVFFFFVDGDRLIAYLMALSPLPTEQDSRLLTRFKDMAGAILIGNGLGGLIQGILAGVLFAVFDLKSSILWGFITMITSFVPIVGAGIVYIPTIVYLVLIDRVAVAITFAVFFIVSFGAVEYWLKPTLVGKRGNMHTLLVFLSLLGGVKLFGVLGIVYGPLVLTGFLTLTDIYLSHYQKWVED; via the coding sequence ATGGCAAAAAAAAGCTTCCAGGGTTCCACGAAATCCATTGATCCCAAAAAGGATTCTATCCTGTGGTTTTTCCTGTTTCTGTTCGCCATCGCCGGTGGCATGGTTTTATGGCTTCTGTGGCCGTTTCTGTCGGTGCTGGTATTTTCAGGGATCATAGCAAGTGTTTTCCAGCCCATTTACCGCAAGCTCAGCGGATGGATGAGACCTCATCTGGCATCGGCAGCCACTTGCACCGTGATCTTCATGGCTGTATTTGTTCCGCTTGTCTTCGGCGTGGGCGCCCTGTCCCAGCAGGCGCTGTCGCTGTATCAGATGGGCAAGAACGCCATTATCAGCGATCGGGTGCGGACGTTGCTGGAAAATTCCACGTTGCTTGAAAGAGCCAACCATGTGCTCGAACCCTTTCATCTGCAGGTGACAGGGGAACAGGTGAACCAGGCCGCTTCGGAAGCGGGGAAGGCCGTCGGTCTGTTTCTGTATCAGCAGGCGGGAACCATCGCCGGAAATGTCATGAGCTTTCTCTTCTATTTCTTTTTCCTGCTGCTCATCGTGTTCTTTTTTTTTGTGGACGGAGACCGGCTTATTGCCTACCTGATGGCGCTTTCTCCTCTGCCAACTGAACAGGATAGCCGTCTGCTTACCCGTTTCAAGGATATGGCCGGAGCCATATTGATTGGCAATGGCTTGGGCGGGCTTATCCAGGGGATATTGGCGGGCGTCCTTTTCGCTGTGTTCGATCTGAAATCGTCTATCCTCTGGGGGTTTATCACGATGATCACATCCTTTGTGCCCATTGTAGGTGCCGGCATCGTGTACATTCCCACCATCGTTTATCTGGTACTGATCGATCGGGTGGCTGTTGCGATTACCTTCGCCGTTTTTTTCATCGTCAGTTTCGGGGCGGTCGAGTACTGGCTGAAGCCGACACTGGTCGGCAAACGGGGAAACATGCATACCTTGCTCGTCTTCCTGTCCCTTCTGGGCGGCGTGAAACTTTTCGGCGTACTGGGTATCGTTTACGGGCCGCTGGTGTTGACCGGTTTTCTGACCTTGACAGATATTTATCTCAGCCATTATCAGAAATGGGTGGAAGATTGA